The following are encoded in a window of Alosa sapidissima isolate fAloSap1 chromosome 12, fAloSap1.pri, whole genome shotgun sequence genomic DNA:
- the dio1 gene encoding type I iodothyronine deiodinase isoform X2: protein MPSVAALLKAIGLLCYATIQTSVFFVLSFISPSLTRKIILKVSERTTMPQNPKFKYEDWGPTFISWTFIKTVAKHAWINLGEEAFVGHKAPNSTVITMDKQRTTILNFLKGNRPLVISFGSCTUPPFLFKLGEFKELVKDFSDVADFLVIYIAEAHSTDEWAFDNNVDLKQHKDLEDRLAAAQVLAKEDPLCPIVVDDMTNLATATYAAIPERLYVIQGGNVIYKGGMGPFFYEPQEVREILQKIK, encoded by the exons atGCCTAGCGTCGCTGCTTTACTGAAGGCCATCGGCCTTCTTTGTTATGCAACGATACAGACTTCTGTCTTCTTTGTTCTTTCGTTCATTTCTCCGAGTTTAACAAGAAAAATCATTCTAAAAGTTAGCGAGAGGACAACAATGCCCCAGAATCCTAAATTTAAGTACGAAGACTGGGGGCCAACATTTATCAGCTGGACATTCATCAAAACCGTCGCAAAGCATGCCTGGATTAATCTTGGAGAAGAGGCATTTGTTGGCCATAAGGCTCCTAATTCAACAGTAATCACAATGGATAAACAAAGAACAACAATCCTGAACTTTCTCAAAG GCAACAGACCGCTGGTGATTAGTTTCGGAAGTTGCACATGACCCCCGTTTCTGTTCAAACTTGGTGAGTTCAAAGAGCTCGTCAAGGACTTCAGCGATGTAGCCGATTTTCTCGTAATCTACATTGCAGAAGCACACTCAACAG ATGAGTGGGCATTTGATAACAACGTTGACCTGAAGCAACACAAGGATCTGGAAGATCGGCTGGCTGCAGCACAGGTCTTGGCTAAGGAGGATCCCCTTTGCCCTATTGTGGTTGATGATATGACTAACCTCGCTACTGCAACTTACGCTGCAATACCTGAGAGATTGTATGTAATTCAGGGTGGCAATGTAATCTATAAG GGAGGGATGGGTCCATTTTTTTATGAACCCCAGGAGGTACGTGAGATATTACAGAAAATTAAGTAG
- the dio1 gene encoding type I iodothyronine deiodinase isoform X1, with product MPSVAALLKAIGLLCYATIQTSVFFVLSFISPSLTRKIILKVSERTTMPQNPKFKYEDWGPTFISWTFIKTVAKHAWINLGEEAFVGHKAPNSTVITMDKQRTTILNFLKGNRPLVISFGSCTUPPFLFKLGEFKELVKDFSDVADFLVIYIAEAHSTDEWAFDNNVDLKQHKDLEDRLAAAQVLAKEDPLCPIVVDDMTNLATATYAAIPERLYVIQGGNVIYKGGMGPFFYEPQEGGSIFYSNCSPQEMIYFIR from the exons atGCCTAGCGTCGCTGCTTTACTGAAGGCCATCGGCCTTCTTTGTTATGCAACGATACAGACTTCTGTCTTCTTTGTTCTTTCGTTCATTTCTCCGAGTTTAACAAGAAAAATCATTCTAAAAGTTAGCGAGAGGACAACAATGCCCCAGAATCCTAAATTTAAGTACGAAGACTGGGGGCCAACATTTATCAGCTGGACATTCATCAAAACCGTCGCAAAGCATGCCTGGATTAATCTTGGAGAAGAGGCATTTGTTGGCCATAAGGCTCCTAATTCAACAGTAATCACAATGGATAAACAAAGAACAACAATCCTGAACTTTCTCAAAG GCAACAGACCGCTGGTGATTAGTTTCGGAAGTTGCACATGACCCCCGTTTCTGTTCAAACTTGGTGAGTTCAAAGAGCTCGTCAAGGACTTCAGCGATGTAGCCGATTTTCTCGTAATCTACATTGCAGAAGCACACTCAACAG ATGAGTGGGCATTTGATAACAACGTTGACCTGAAGCAACACAAGGATCTGGAAGATCGGCTGGCTGCAGCACAGGTCTTGGCTAAGGAGGATCCCCTTTGCCCTATTGTGGTTGATGATATGACTAACCTCGCTACTGCAACTTACGCTGCAATACCTGAGAGATTGTATGTAATTCAGGGTGGCAATGTAATCTATAAG GGAGGGATGGGTCCATTTTTTTATGAACCCCAGGAG ggAGGCAGTATATTTTATTCCAACTGCAGTCCTCAGGAGATGATTTATTTCATTAGGTAA
- the LOC121678308 gene encoding dynein light chain Tctex-type 5-like has protein sequence MNRSRETHRMSWVPLKETGKGNSKEDRNIYTSKEASITPVQFSRQVQVRRLISLKGLLTAQKFSKGLKERTAQKLAAKKGVRGPARKLIPIINDQVPTGCAQPKECFPVAHVSQLLHDFLASRLDGVAYVAGTGGPLSAGPLALALSEDLRALVRAICPPRYRLVCTVSLGPAGQEGLMMASRCLWDAHADTCISHTTQTAQIFCVASAFAVYYE, from the exons ATGAATAGGTCCAGGGAGACACACAGGATGAGCTGGGTCCCACTGAAAGAAACAGGAAAAGGAAACAGTAAAGAGGACAGAAACATCTATACATCCAAAGAG GCCTCCATCACGCCGGTGCAGTTTTCCAGACAAGTCCAGGTCCGTCGCCTCATCAGTCTGAAGGGCTTGCTCACTGCTCAGAAGTTCTCAAAGGGGTTAAAG GAGCGGACAGCACAGAAACTAGCAGCAAAGAAAGGCGTCAGAGGCCCTGCAAGAAAGTTGATTCCAATCATAAATGACCAG GTGCCAACCGGCTGTGCCCAGCCTAAGGAATGCTTCCCAGTGGCCCACGTCTCACAGCTGCTGCATGACTTCCTGGCCTCCCGTCTGGACGGCGTGGCCTATGTTGCTGGCACCGGTGGGCCCTTGTCGGCCGGACCCCTAGCACTGGCGCTAAGTGAGGATCTGAGGGCACTGGTCCGGGCCATCTGCCCACCACGCTACCGGCTGGTGTGCACCGTGAGCCTGGGACCAGCGGGGCAGGAAGGGTTGATGATGGCCAGCCGATGCCTGTGGGACGCACATGCAGACACCTGCATCTCACACACCACCCAGACAGCGCAGATCTTCTGTGTGGCGTCAGCCTTCGCAGTATATTATGAGTGA
- the ssbp3b gene encoding single-stranded DNA-binding protein 3b isoform X5, which produces MFSKGKSSVVPSDNQAREKLALYVYEYLLHIGAQKSAQTFLSEIRWEKNITLGEPPGFLHSWWCVFWDLYCAAPERRENCEHSSEAKAFHDYSAAAAPSPVLGNMPPGEGMPGGPMPPGFFQSFMSPRFPGGPRGPPIRMGNQPPGGVPTAQPMLPNMDPMRMQGVPMQRMNNPRGMGPMGPGPQNFGGGMRPPHNAMGPGMPGMNMGPGGGRPPWPNPNNNNNMPYSSPSPGNYGGPPGGGGPPGTPIVPSPADSNNSSENLYTMVNSGPGNRSNVSSSYTQYRFPIGPGSDGPLGAMAGMDPLHLNGGSGDLDGLPKNSPNNLSGMSNPSGTPRDDDVGGSYLHSFQSESQYSPSMTMSV; this is translated from the exons atgttttccaAAGGCAAAAGCTCCGTTGTGCCATCGGATAACCAGGCACGCGAAAA GTTAGCCTTGTACGTCTACGAGTACTTGTTACACATAGGAGCACAGAAGTCGGCACAGACATTTCTGTCAGAG ATCAGATGGGAGAAGAATATCACACTAGGGGAACCTCCAGGATTTCTTCACTCATGGTGGTG TGTTTTCTGGGACTTGTACTGTGCAGCTCCTGAGAGAAGAGAAAACTGTGAACACTCGAGTGAAGCAAAGGCCTTTCATGACTAT AGTGCAGCAGCCGCCCCCAGCCCAGTCTTGGGCAACATGCCTCCAGGAGAGGGCATGCCAGGGGGACCGATGCCACCGGGATTCTTTCAG TCGTTCATGTCGCCACGCTTTCCTGGAGGCCCAAGAGGCCCACCCATCCGCATGGGCAACCAG CCTCCCGGAGGTGTTCCTACTGCCCAGCCCATGCTCCCAAACATGGACCCCATGCGAATGCAAG GAGTACCAATGCAGAGGATGAACAATCCCAGAGGAATGGGCCCAATGGGCCCAGGACCCCAG AACTTTGGCGGCGGCATGAGACCTCCACACAACGCTATGGGCCCGGGCATGCCAGGAATGAACAT GGGACCAGGAGGTGGACGACCACCATGGCCCAAcccaaacaataacaacaat ATGCCTTACTCATCGCCCTCTCCTGGCAACTATGGG GGACCCCCTGGTGGAGGAGGGCCTCCTGGAACTCCCATAGTGCCCAGCCCCGCAG ACTCCAATAATTCCAGTGAAAACCTGTATACTATGGTTAACTCTGGACCAGGAAACAGATCGAACGTAAGTTCGAGTTATACACAATACCGG TTTCCAATAGGCCCAGGCTCTGATGGTCCACTAGGAGCCATGGCAGGAATGGATCCCCTTCACCTGAACGGAG GATCTGGAGATTTGGATGGTCTACCCaag AATTCACCAAACAATTTAAGTGGCATGAGCAATCCATCCGGAACTCCGCGAGATGATGATGTAGGAGGCAGCTACCTTCATTCCTTCCAGAGCGAGAGT caGTACTCCCCCTCCATGACGATGAGTGTGTGA
- the ssbp3b gene encoding single-stranded DNA-binding protein 3b isoform X4, which yields MFSKGKSSVVPSDNQAREKLALYVYEYLLHIGAQKSAQTFLSEIRWEKNITLGEPPGFLHSWWCVFWDLYCAAPERRENCEHSSEAKAFHDYSAAAAPSPVLGNMPPGEGMPGGPMPPGFFQGPPGSQASPHAQPPPPSGMMGPHGQSFMSPRFPGGPRGPPIRMGNQPPGGVPTAQPMLPNMDPMRMQGVPMQRMNNPRGMGPMGPGPQNFGGGMRPPHNAMGPGMPGMNMGPGGGRPPWPNPNNNNNMPYSSPSPGNYGGPPGGGGPPGTPIVPSPADSNNSSENLYTMVNSGPGNRSNFPIGPGSDGPLGAMAGMDPLHLNGGSGDLDGLPKNSPNNLSGMSNPSGTPRDDDVGGSYLHSFQSESYSPSMTMSV from the exons atgttttccaAAGGCAAAAGCTCCGTTGTGCCATCGGATAACCAGGCACGCGAAAA GTTAGCCTTGTACGTCTACGAGTACTTGTTACACATAGGAGCACAGAAGTCGGCACAGACATTTCTGTCAGAG ATCAGATGGGAGAAGAATATCACACTAGGGGAACCTCCAGGATTTCTTCACTCATGGTGGTG TGTTTTCTGGGACTTGTACTGTGCAGCTCCTGAGAGAAGAGAAAACTGTGAACACTCGAGTGAAGCAAAGGCCTTTCATGACTAT AGTGCAGCAGCCGCCCCCAGCCCAGTCTTGGGCAACATGCCTCCAGGAGAGGGCATGCCAGGGGGACCGATGCCACCGGGATTCTTTCAG GGACCCCCTGGCTCCCAGGCGTCTCCTCAcgctcagcctccccctcctaGCGGTATGATGGGACCCCACGGCCAG TCGTTCATGTCGCCACGCTTTCCTGGAGGCCCAAGAGGCCCACCCATCCGCATGGGCAACCAG CCTCCCGGAGGTGTTCCTACTGCCCAGCCCATGCTCCCAAACATGGACCCCATGCGAATGCAAG GAGTACCAATGCAGAGGATGAACAATCCCAGAGGAATGGGCCCAATGGGCCCAGGACCCCAG AACTTTGGCGGCGGCATGAGACCTCCACACAACGCTATGGGCCCGGGCATGCCAGGAATGAACAT GGGACCAGGAGGTGGACGACCACCATGGCCCAAcccaaacaataacaacaat ATGCCTTACTCATCGCCCTCTCCTGGCAACTATGGG GGACCCCCTGGTGGAGGAGGGCCTCCTGGAACTCCCATAGTGCCCAGCCCCGCAG ACTCCAATAATTCCAGTGAAAACCTGTATACTATGGTTAACTCTGGACCAGGAAACAGATCGAAC TTTCCAATAGGCCCAGGCTCTGATGGTCCACTAGGAGCCATGGCAGGAATGGATCCCCTTCACCTGAACGGAG GATCTGGAGATTTGGATGGTCTACCCaag AATTCACCAAACAATTTAAGTGGCATGAGCAATCCATCCGGAACTCCGCGAGATGATGATGTAGGAGGCAGCTACCTTCATTCCTTCCAGAGCGAGAGT TACTCCCCCTCCATGACGATGAGTGTGTGA
- the ssbp3b gene encoding single-stranded DNA-binding protein 3b isoform X1 — protein sequence MFSKGKSSVVPSDNQAREKLALYVYEYLLHIGAQKSAQTFLSEIRWEKNITLGEPPGFLHSWWCVFWDLYCAAPERRENCEHSSEAKAFHDYSAAAAPSPVLGNMPPGEGMPGGPMPPGFFQGPPGSQASPHAQPPPPSGMMGPHGQSFMSPRFPGGPRGPPIRMGNQPPGGVPTAQPMLPNMDPMRMQGVPMQRMNNPRGMGPMGPGPQNFGGGMRPPHNAMGPGMPGMNMGPGGGRPPWPNPNNNNNMPYSSPSPGNYGGPPGGGGPPGTPIVPSPADSNNSSENLYTMVNSGPGNRSNVSSSYTQYRFPIGPGSDGPLGAMAGMDPLHLNGGSGDLDGLPKNSPNNLSGMSNPSGTPRDDDVGGSYLHSFQSESQYSPSMTMSV from the exons atgttttccaAAGGCAAAAGCTCCGTTGTGCCATCGGATAACCAGGCACGCGAAAA GTTAGCCTTGTACGTCTACGAGTACTTGTTACACATAGGAGCACAGAAGTCGGCACAGACATTTCTGTCAGAG ATCAGATGGGAGAAGAATATCACACTAGGGGAACCTCCAGGATTTCTTCACTCATGGTGGTG TGTTTTCTGGGACTTGTACTGTGCAGCTCCTGAGAGAAGAGAAAACTGTGAACACTCGAGTGAAGCAAAGGCCTTTCATGACTAT AGTGCAGCAGCCGCCCCCAGCCCAGTCTTGGGCAACATGCCTCCAGGAGAGGGCATGCCAGGGGGACCGATGCCACCGGGATTCTTTCAG GGACCCCCTGGCTCCCAGGCGTCTCCTCAcgctcagcctccccctcctaGCGGTATGATGGGACCCCACGGCCAG TCGTTCATGTCGCCACGCTTTCCTGGAGGCCCAAGAGGCCCACCCATCCGCATGGGCAACCAG CCTCCCGGAGGTGTTCCTACTGCCCAGCCCATGCTCCCAAACATGGACCCCATGCGAATGCAAG GAGTACCAATGCAGAGGATGAACAATCCCAGAGGAATGGGCCCAATGGGCCCAGGACCCCAG AACTTTGGCGGCGGCATGAGACCTCCACACAACGCTATGGGCCCGGGCATGCCAGGAATGAACAT GGGACCAGGAGGTGGACGACCACCATGGCCCAAcccaaacaataacaacaat ATGCCTTACTCATCGCCCTCTCCTGGCAACTATGGG GGACCCCCTGGTGGAGGAGGGCCTCCTGGAACTCCCATAGTGCCCAGCCCCGCAG ACTCCAATAATTCCAGTGAAAACCTGTATACTATGGTTAACTCTGGACCAGGAAACAGATCGAACGTAAGTTCGAGTTATACACAATACCGG TTTCCAATAGGCCCAGGCTCTGATGGTCCACTAGGAGCCATGGCAGGAATGGATCCCCTTCACCTGAACGGAG GATCTGGAGATTTGGATGGTCTACCCaag AATTCACCAAACAATTTAAGTGGCATGAGCAATCCATCCGGAACTCCGCGAGATGATGATGTAGGAGGCAGCTACCTTCATTCCTTCCAGAGCGAGAGT caGTACTCCCCCTCCATGACGATGAGTGTGTGA
- the ssbp3b gene encoding single-stranded DNA-binding protein 3b isoform X3, whose translation MFSKGKSSVVPSDNQAREKLALYVYEYLLHIGAQKSAQTFLSEIRWEKNITLGEPPGFLHSWWCVFWDLYCAAPERRENCEHSSEAKAFHDYSAAAAPSPVLGNMPPGEGMPGGPMPPGFFQGPPGSQASPHAQPPPPSGMMGPHGQSFMSPRFPGGPRGPPIRMGNQPPGGVPTAQPMLPNMDPMRMQGVPMQRMNNPRGMGPMGPGPQNFGGGMRPPHNAMGPGMPGMNMGPGGGRPPWPNPNNNNNMPYSSPSPGNYGGPPGGGGPPGTPIVPSPADSNNSSENLYTMVNSGPGNRSNFPIGPGSDGPLGAMAGMDPLHLNGGSGDLDGLPKNSPNNLSGMSNPSGTPRDDDVGGSYLHSFQSESQYSPSMTMSV comes from the exons atgttttccaAAGGCAAAAGCTCCGTTGTGCCATCGGATAACCAGGCACGCGAAAA GTTAGCCTTGTACGTCTACGAGTACTTGTTACACATAGGAGCACAGAAGTCGGCACAGACATTTCTGTCAGAG ATCAGATGGGAGAAGAATATCACACTAGGGGAACCTCCAGGATTTCTTCACTCATGGTGGTG TGTTTTCTGGGACTTGTACTGTGCAGCTCCTGAGAGAAGAGAAAACTGTGAACACTCGAGTGAAGCAAAGGCCTTTCATGACTAT AGTGCAGCAGCCGCCCCCAGCCCAGTCTTGGGCAACATGCCTCCAGGAGAGGGCATGCCAGGGGGACCGATGCCACCGGGATTCTTTCAG GGACCCCCTGGCTCCCAGGCGTCTCCTCAcgctcagcctccccctcctaGCGGTATGATGGGACCCCACGGCCAG TCGTTCATGTCGCCACGCTTTCCTGGAGGCCCAAGAGGCCCACCCATCCGCATGGGCAACCAG CCTCCCGGAGGTGTTCCTACTGCCCAGCCCATGCTCCCAAACATGGACCCCATGCGAATGCAAG GAGTACCAATGCAGAGGATGAACAATCCCAGAGGAATGGGCCCAATGGGCCCAGGACCCCAG AACTTTGGCGGCGGCATGAGACCTCCACACAACGCTATGGGCCCGGGCATGCCAGGAATGAACAT GGGACCAGGAGGTGGACGACCACCATGGCCCAAcccaaacaataacaacaat ATGCCTTACTCATCGCCCTCTCCTGGCAACTATGGG GGACCCCCTGGTGGAGGAGGGCCTCCTGGAACTCCCATAGTGCCCAGCCCCGCAG ACTCCAATAATTCCAGTGAAAACCTGTATACTATGGTTAACTCTGGACCAGGAAACAGATCGAAC TTTCCAATAGGCCCAGGCTCTGATGGTCCACTAGGAGCCATGGCAGGAATGGATCCCCTTCACCTGAACGGAG GATCTGGAGATTTGGATGGTCTACCCaag AATTCACCAAACAATTTAAGTGGCATGAGCAATCCATCCGGAACTCCGCGAGATGATGATGTAGGAGGCAGCTACCTTCATTCCTTCCAGAGCGAGAGT caGTACTCCCCCTCCATGACGATGAGTGTGTGA
- the ssbp3b gene encoding single-stranded DNA-binding protein 3b isoform X7: MFSKGKSSVVPSDNQAREKLALYVYEYLLHIGAQKSAQTFLSEIRWEKNITLGEPPGFLHSWWCVFWDLYCAAPERRENCEHSSEAKAFHDYSAAAAPSPVLGNMPPGEGMPGGPMPPGFFQSFMSPRFPGGPRGPPIRMGNQPPGGVPTAQPMLPNMDPMRMQGVPMQRMNNPRGMGPMGPGPQNFGGGMRPPHNAMGPGMPGMNMGPGGGRPPWPNPNNNNNMPYSSPSPGNYGGPPGGGGPPGTPIVPSPADSNNSSENLYTMVNSGPGNRSNFPIGPGSDGPLGAMAGMDPLHLNGGSGDLDGLPKNSPNNLSGMSNPSGTPRDDDVGGSYLHSFQSESQYSPSMTMSV; this comes from the exons atgttttccaAAGGCAAAAGCTCCGTTGTGCCATCGGATAACCAGGCACGCGAAAA GTTAGCCTTGTACGTCTACGAGTACTTGTTACACATAGGAGCACAGAAGTCGGCACAGACATTTCTGTCAGAG ATCAGATGGGAGAAGAATATCACACTAGGGGAACCTCCAGGATTTCTTCACTCATGGTGGTG TGTTTTCTGGGACTTGTACTGTGCAGCTCCTGAGAGAAGAGAAAACTGTGAACACTCGAGTGAAGCAAAGGCCTTTCATGACTAT AGTGCAGCAGCCGCCCCCAGCCCAGTCTTGGGCAACATGCCTCCAGGAGAGGGCATGCCAGGGGGACCGATGCCACCGGGATTCTTTCAG TCGTTCATGTCGCCACGCTTTCCTGGAGGCCCAAGAGGCCCACCCATCCGCATGGGCAACCAG CCTCCCGGAGGTGTTCCTACTGCCCAGCCCATGCTCCCAAACATGGACCCCATGCGAATGCAAG GAGTACCAATGCAGAGGATGAACAATCCCAGAGGAATGGGCCCAATGGGCCCAGGACCCCAG AACTTTGGCGGCGGCATGAGACCTCCACACAACGCTATGGGCCCGGGCATGCCAGGAATGAACAT GGGACCAGGAGGTGGACGACCACCATGGCCCAAcccaaacaataacaacaat ATGCCTTACTCATCGCCCTCTCCTGGCAACTATGGG GGACCCCCTGGTGGAGGAGGGCCTCCTGGAACTCCCATAGTGCCCAGCCCCGCAG ACTCCAATAATTCCAGTGAAAACCTGTATACTATGGTTAACTCTGGACCAGGAAACAGATCGAAC TTTCCAATAGGCCCAGGCTCTGATGGTCCACTAGGAGCCATGGCAGGAATGGATCCCCTTCACCTGAACGGAG GATCTGGAGATTTGGATGGTCTACCCaag AATTCACCAAACAATTTAAGTGGCATGAGCAATCCATCCGGAACTCCGCGAGATGATGATGTAGGAGGCAGCTACCTTCATTCCTTCCAGAGCGAGAGT caGTACTCCCCCTCCATGACGATGAGTGTGTGA
- the ssbp3b gene encoding single-stranded DNA-binding protein 3b isoform X2 yields MFSKGKSSVVPSDNQAREKLALYVYEYLLHIGAQKSAQTFLSEIRWEKNITLGEPPGFLHSWWCVFWDLYCAAPERRENCEHSSEAKAFHDYSAAAAPSPVLGNMPPGEGMPGGPMPPGFFQGPPGSQASPHAQPPPPSGMMGPHGQSFMSPRFPGGPRGPPIRMGNQPPGGVPTAQPMLPNMDPMRMQGVPMQRMNNPRGMGPMGPGPQNFGGGMRPPHNAMGPGMPGMNMGPGGGRPPWPNPNNNNNMPYSSPSPGNYGGPPGGGGPPGTPIVPSPADSNNSSENLYTMVNSGPGNRSNVSSSYTQYRFPIGPGSDGPLGAMAGMDPLHLNGGSGDLDGLPKNSPNNLSGMSNPSGTPRDDDVGGSYLHSFQSESYSPSMTMSV; encoded by the exons atgttttccaAAGGCAAAAGCTCCGTTGTGCCATCGGATAACCAGGCACGCGAAAA GTTAGCCTTGTACGTCTACGAGTACTTGTTACACATAGGAGCACAGAAGTCGGCACAGACATTTCTGTCAGAG ATCAGATGGGAGAAGAATATCACACTAGGGGAACCTCCAGGATTTCTTCACTCATGGTGGTG TGTTTTCTGGGACTTGTACTGTGCAGCTCCTGAGAGAAGAGAAAACTGTGAACACTCGAGTGAAGCAAAGGCCTTTCATGACTAT AGTGCAGCAGCCGCCCCCAGCCCAGTCTTGGGCAACATGCCTCCAGGAGAGGGCATGCCAGGGGGACCGATGCCACCGGGATTCTTTCAG GGACCCCCTGGCTCCCAGGCGTCTCCTCAcgctcagcctccccctcctaGCGGTATGATGGGACCCCACGGCCAG TCGTTCATGTCGCCACGCTTTCCTGGAGGCCCAAGAGGCCCACCCATCCGCATGGGCAACCAG CCTCCCGGAGGTGTTCCTACTGCCCAGCCCATGCTCCCAAACATGGACCCCATGCGAATGCAAG GAGTACCAATGCAGAGGATGAACAATCCCAGAGGAATGGGCCCAATGGGCCCAGGACCCCAG AACTTTGGCGGCGGCATGAGACCTCCACACAACGCTATGGGCCCGGGCATGCCAGGAATGAACAT GGGACCAGGAGGTGGACGACCACCATGGCCCAAcccaaacaataacaacaat ATGCCTTACTCATCGCCCTCTCCTGGCAACTATGGG GGACCCCCTGGTGGAGGAGGGCCTCCTGGAACTCCCATAGTGCCCAGCCCCGCAG ACTCCAATAATTCCAGTGAAAACCTGTATACTATGGTTAACTCTGGACCAGGAAACAGATCGAACGTAAGTTCGAGTTATACACAATACCGG TTTCCAATAGGCCCAGGCTCTGATGGTCCACTAGGAGCCATGGCAGGAATGGATCCCCTTCACCTGAACGGAG GATCTGGAGATTTGGATGGTCTACCCaag AATTCACCAAACAATTTAAGTGGCATGAGCAATCCATCCGGAACTCCGCGAGATGATGATGTAGGAGGCAGCTACCTTCATTCCTTCCAGAGCGAGAGT TACTCCCCCTCCATGACGATGAGTGTGTGA
- the ssbp3b gene encoding single-stranded DNA-binding protein 3b isoform X6, whose protein sequence is MFSKGKSSVVPSDNQAREKLALYVYEYLLHIGAQKSAQTFLSEIRWEKNITLGEPPGFLHSWWCVFWDLYCAAPERRENCEHSSEAKAFHDYSAAAAPSPVLGNMPPGEGMPGGPMPPGFFQSFMSPRFPGGPRGPPIRMGNQPPGGVPTAQPMLPNMDPMRMQGVPMQRMNNPRGMGPMGPGPQNFGGGMRPPHNAMGPGMPGMNMGPGGGRPPWPNPNNNNNMPYSSPSPGNYGGPPGGGGPPGTPIVPSPADSNNSSENLYTMVNSGPGNRSNFPIGPGSDGPLGAMAGMDPLHLNGGSGDLDGLPKNSPNNLSGMSNPSGTPRDDDVGGSYLHSFQSESYSPSMTMSV, encoded by the exons atgttttccaAAGGCAAAAGCTCCGTTGTGCCATCGGATAACCAGGCACGCGAAAA GTTAGCCTTGTACGTCTACGAGTACTTGTTACACATAGGAGCACAGAAGTCGGCACAGACATTTCTGTCAGAG ATCAGATGGGAGAAGAATATCACACTAGGGGAACCTCCAGGATTTCTTCACTCATGGTGGTG TGTTTTCTGGGACTTGTACTGTGCAGCTCCTGAGAGAAGAGAAAACTGTGAACACTCGAGTGAAGCAAAGGCCTTTCATGACTAT AGTGCAGCAGCCGCCCCCAGCCCAGTCTTGGGCAACATGCCTCCAGGAGAGGGCATGCCAGGGGGACCGATGCCACCGGGATTCTTTCAG TCGTTCATGTCGCCACGCTTTCCTGGAGGCCCAAGAGGCCCACCCATCCGCATGGGCAACCAG CCTCCCGGAGGTGTTCCTACTGCCCAGCCCATGCTCCCAAACATGGACCCCATGCGAATGCAAG GAGTACCAATGCAGAGGATGAACAATCCCAGAGGAATGGGCCCAATGGGCCCAGGACCCCAG AACTTTGGCGGCGGCATGAGACCTCCACACAACGCTATGGGCCCGGGCATGCCAGGAATGAACAT GGGACCAGGAGGTGGACGACCACCATGGCCCAAcccaaacaataacaacaat ATGCCTTACTCATCGCCCTCTCCTGGCAACTATGGG GGACCCCCTGGTGGAGGAGGGCCTCCTGGAACTCCCATAGTGCCCAGCCCCGCAG ACTCCAATAATTCCAGTGAAAACCTGTATACTATGGTTAACTCTGGACCAGGAAACAGATCGAAC TTTCCAATAGGCCCAGGCTCTGATGGTCCACTAGGAGCCATGGCAGGAATGGATCCCCTTCACCTGAACGGAG GATCTGGAGATTTGGATGGTCTACCCaag AATTCACCAAACAATTTAAGTGGCATGAGCAATCCATCCGGAACTCCGCGAGATGATGATGTAGGAGGCAGCTACCTTCATTCCTTCCAGAGCGAGAGT TACTCCCCCTCCATGACGATGAGTGTGTGA